Genomic window (Nicotiana sylvestris chromosome 7, ASM39365v2, whole genome shotgun sequence):
CGTCCACCAGTCTcatcattcctggttccaccaggtcttTTAGCAGTCTAcccttcaaaatctttcttttgccaaacatggaaagcttgtcttgttcaccatccGAATCATCTTCTACTTCTTTtccactccattcctcatcttcagaaattcttacttgtttacttttcactgtagatcttgtcctcttggctaatgaaggttcagcagcctcagacacagaggaagacttcttagaagaagtcttggtctttttGAGCTTGGGGGTCTAAACCTCCACTGTTTGAACTTCCTCCTGATGGACCTGTTACATCTCCTAAACCTCCATAGCCTCTGAGGACTCTGCAACCTTCCATTTTCCTTTATCTAGATATTTCTTTTTACTCTCAGCTAAAGCCTTTTGAAGATCACGCTCACTCTGCTTTACCCTGCTTCTTGTAGCTCTTCCCTTTGGCAATGAAATTTCAATAGTTGTTAGGGATGAAGCCTTTCTTTTTTTGGAGGGTTTAGGAGCACTGGGGGCCTTTGGTGTGAGATTTCTTCGTTTCTTAGGATCATAACTCTCCCCAACCTTTTCAGTAGATGAACCAGGTTTATCTCTTTGTGTGCTTAGATGAACTAACCCTTCAGCAGCTTCACCaaaaccacttccccctgacttctaGCCACTCTTTTCTACCTTTTCTTGTTCAACCCCACAAATAGCAGGCACAGGCAAATCAGCAGTGGGTGAATGATCAACCACTCTTTTCTcatttcccctctcttcaccacatgtaccctctctctctttttctttttcagatttctttttacctccactccttcgtAACTCAGGTAATTCTACATCCTTAACAGGCCCAACCAGAAGACAAagaagaacttaccttagaaggggaTTCTTGATCCTTTTCAGAGTTAGAAGACCCAGGTCCTTCCCCCTCACTGGCGGATTAGTATGACTCAGAATCAGAGTTGGAGTTAGAGTCTTGGACTTGGCTTGCTTTTAATTTCTCATTTAATTTCCTTTTGAGAGCCCCAGACGCTACTgtttttcaagcaagcattttcacACTTCTCAGCCTTAGTTTGGGAGATATACTGGGTGGAGGAGGGGTAGATGAATCAGAGGGAGTAGGTTGTGGTGGAGTTCCATGattgtcttgtgggtttgttATGATCGctggtttcttgagagaatttgtgagttagaattttggagaagaagacaAATAAAATTGACGAGGGATTTTTGACGGTTTAGAATTATGGAGATGGCAGAAGGtaatgatgtgtatttaaagatAAATATACATTTAATGTATAACGGCAACTTTAGCAGTGGttaattagaggtctaatcaacctgaaattgcaTGTTTGAATGATAGGTTAAGCTTCCCCagattttaggcaatttttgtgGTTTAGAGTTCTAAGGCAGTCGGAACTAGTTCAAAGCTAACAAATAGTATTTTCTAAGGAATTAAATCAATTGTaagacttctgctcatgatttaaatatttatatttctaattatgcagagtatagaaaacatacatTAGTTTTCAaatgaacccatactgatgaaccaggttcttcatttggaattctcttgaacatgcctcaatttaccataatagagaaaattttgtaagagatcagtgggtcatattaacacatgtcacaggagtatactaattaaagtatgaagctgagtaaaaattaatctagatatttacaaaaGTTCAGAGTTCCTAAccaaaaaaactttttttttcatctttttcaatttTGTTTCTTGTGCATTCTAagctggacctattaggtgatcttaatcatccctaatttcaacttgttcctctcaaagttttctctactcagtgctttagtgaagatgtcagcaatttgtttatcagtagcacagaattctatggagatcaatcttttgtcatagttatctcttaagaagtggtgtctaaaaTCTATGTGCGTAGTTATCTTATGATGAAgatggttctttgtcatacttatagcactagtgttatcatagaatataggaatgcaaccaacttcaatgcaaAAGTCTACCAACTActgtttgatccatagcaattgagcacaacaagaggcaacaacaacatattcagcctcagcagtggataaggccaatgaattttgctttttagtgtctcatgatacaagacatgaaccaagaaaatgagccatacctaaggtgtttttcctatccacaaggaaacctgcataatcagcatcagcacaCCTtgctagattgaaattactacctttagggtaccaaagacacagattagtagtgcctttcaaatatctcagtatcctcttgacaacagtcaagtgagattcttttggattagcctgaaaacgagcacaaagccctacactgaaaactatgtcaggtcGGTCTactggcagtaagatacaaaagtgagccaatcatacccctatacaactgcTAATCAACatatgaaccaggttcatctatgtctaatttagtggcagttgcaatgagtgtgtctatttcctttgattcatccattttaaactttttaatcaactcctttgcatatttctgctgatggatcatggttccatttgggctttgtttgatctgtaagcctaagaaaaagctAAGCTCACttatcatactcatttcaaattcactccccattaatttggcaaagtCCTTACTTAGTTTGTCAGTGGTAGCCCAAAAAATTTGTCATCAAcgtatatttgtaccacaagaagGTCCTTACCCTTTTCCCCTCAAGAAtagagtactgtcaattttacctcttttatagccatgttcaagcaggaatttggataatcgttcataccatgctctaggggcctacttgagtccatagagagccttatCTAATTTGTttacatgctcaggacattccttgctctcaaaccctggaggttgtttaacaaacacttcttcttttaggtagccattcaggaaggcacttttgacatccatctgatgaagagtgaattccatgtgtgctgcaaaggctatgaggagtcttattgcctctagtcttgcaactggagcaaagtctcatcataatctataccctcctcttggctataaccttggaccaccagtcttgcattgtttcttgtaattgttccatcttcatcaagtttgtttttgaagacccattttgtgccaattattgatctgtccttggggtcttggaactagatgccaaacttgacttctctcgaactgattgagttcatcttgcattgcatttacccaatctgcatcctgcaaagcctcaacaatatttgtaggttcaataagagataggaaagaatcaaaagcacacagattctttaattatGATCTAATTTTGACTCCAGAGGTTGGATAAGTAATTATGTCCTCAATAGGATGAGAattttgatacttgtgaggtttcacaaccaactgatttctgcttgatgtttctcccatgttttgTTGTTGAGGAATAGGGTCATGAACAGGTTCctttaggggattggtttcagttcctctttgatcagttcccctTGTCAGGTTGACCTAGatagaagaacctgttccatcacctattccttcttttggtgccactttagcttgagctgagacttcactcatgtcttttaccagcccaatagaTTCATCTTtgtgttcctgtctctcagaaagaatgttagtttcatcaaacaaTACAcacacactttcttctacacacaaatttcttttattgaacactttatatgctttgctatgtgaagaatattccaagaatactccctcatcacttctgggatcaaacttacctagggagtcctttccattattgtgcacaaagcacttgcatccaaatgccctaagatgggatatatttggttttctccatttaagtaactcatagggagtcttctctacaagaggtctagtcatgcatctattgatgatataacatgcagtgtttaccgCCTCTACCCAGAAGctgtggggcagtttactagaaagaagtatagtcctagccatgtcttcaagagtcctgttctttctttcaactactccattttgttgagaaGTCCTACGGGGGAGaaaagttatgatctataccatgctcatcacaaaattcagcaaacttagcattttcaaattcagttccatgatcagacctaatgaatgcaagttgattacctagttgtttctgagtctttctaacaaaagcagtaaacatatcaaatgcttcatctttagatgttaagaatagtacccaggtaaacctagaataatcatcaacaagtaccatcacatatttcttaccacctctgctcaatgttctcattggacaacagagatccatatgaaccagttctaacatcctggttgtgcttaccattttcttgcttttaaaggatgatcctacctgcttcccccttgcacaggcctcacaaactttgtcttccttgaacttgatgttaggtagccctatcaccaagtccttggagactaatttattgagttgattcagacttgcatgtgtcccacaggaggggatcattgtccaacacactcaagcaagtgagttcattttctgaaagagtagataaatctacaatgtaaatattgttaactctttttccctgcaaagcaatcttgttagtggtaaggttaatcacaaagcatttggtagaggtaaatactacaaggttacctctgtcacacagttgtgatacactgattaggctatatttcaagccatctatcaagtagacattctcaatagagtgtaagtagtctgtcttacctacctttccaaccccaatgatctcacctttcttcccatttgcAAAGGAGaaattacctccttttaagtcctcaagtgaaaggaactagttCTTTCTTCCAATCATAtattttgagcagccactatccatgtaccatatttggctacttcccttcacttggacatGCAAAAAGAAATtgggggttagtcttaggaacccaaactagtttgggtccctttctataggcaaaggggtaAATCAAATTTCTTTTAGCCCACCCAgacagcctatttttctcttgaacaaaggctttgttcttttgactggccttttcttttgcataacatttatttttgtaatgaccagtcttgccacagtgtgtgaaaattttattttcaagaagagtgaggtacttgcttttagggtcccacttaggtgcttaagcctcatagccaagtcctctcttattgctactgtgatgttcttgtagccaggaaagtgcatcaaaagccttattccatttgcaagttctgtctagttcatgctttacCTTCCTTAGGTATTCTTttaagactcttatctgctcatctttcctgtacaactcatccttcatttttcctatgttttcttctaaagtgagatgagtgtgatcagctttcttcttacctattcctaattttagttttaaattttcaaacctaagttctaggacactggtgtcaagtttaagaacctggttcttcaactcagcatttttactgtcactctcattagccctagattctagatttttgcacttggcttttaagatcacacactccttagacaactcttccttctcattgttaattatcttaGACTCATCGATGAAGTCTAGCAATAGTTGAGACAACCTTTCTTTGGAtagaaatttaatcttgtctttgagatgaaggacACTTACCtattgttcatcatctgattctccaatggccataagtgcttgttcatctccaccttcatcttctgaatcctcatatgatgtttctccccaagcagcaaacatagcctttgttccttttgggttgaacttgctccttcttcctgttccttcgttcaaccctttccttcttccattcaatttcccactaaggacaattcttgatcatatgatcagtcttaccacatttgtagcattCCTCGTTGGTTTGTTTCTCAGGAGCCTTTGGTTTATTGAAgtttgtacctcttgaagaaccattTCCTCTTattaggtactttttgaaatcccttgtgatcatgtCCATTTCATCATCCTACAGATCTGCACCTTCGGCTATTCTGAGAGCCAaactcctttccttcttgggtgcatctattttcatggtttgccttctcagttcataagcaatgaggtttccaatcagttcatccagcttgagagtagcaatgtttttttattcctgaatagcagtgattttgctttcccaagtcactggtaagacccttgtcaagattttctcaatgttgtcttcttcaaggataattctcccaggagatttaagttcattggttagtgttgtgaaccttatgtacatctcctggatagtttctccttccttcatagtgaaattctcatattaagAATAtaacagtgttcctcttgatctctttacttgaggagttccttcatgagccacttatAAAGTGTCTTATATCTCCTtggcagtggtacaactttgaatcctgctgtactcgtctggacccagtctatacacaagccatttcttggccttggcattcttctcccatttcttcaagtcttcagcagtgtagtcagctcttgtctttggcacgtacactccttcagcattcttctttgtagtcgctaggggaccatcagtgactatgtcccaaaGTTCATAGTATTCTTTTATGATATGATCTCTTATCATGTTCTTCTACCAAGAATAGTACTAACCATTAAAAAgaggaggcctagcagtggattgcccttcccaattTCCAGGTGgtacactcatcttgatcttttcctaaggtgttaacctcttcaaggataacctatTCTGATACCAGTTGaagttttaagcgtcaataccacactagaggggggtgatttttgtggtacccaatttttgcttaactgaactatagaagaacctggttcttctaggtgttccaactactattGTTTGAAGGATATTAAATattgaaaataaagaacacagagatttttacgtggataACACTTGGCTCAAAAgatgaaaaaaccacgacctactactcagtaggattttcccaaacttctactaaaatcactaagccaaaatagcatttacaaaaactctttgtaaacttaaggattaactctaatcccgttgtggcacacagccttaACTATTGTTATAACTTCAAGTTAACTATAACTTGaccactctaggtacctaatacaattgcttctatgaaagctgaaagttacaatgtaaaatcacctactacaattgaactagaataacaaatagacacatggaactggttcttctatctcgttcaagtagcttcgggattgcacactcaaatcacgcataaattgcttgcaaaattgccttgctcttttgctctcaatttaagtttaacttctgcttatgtgcattacctctaaaagagaacaacactcatatttaataggttagtaatcagagtttgactgggattcaattgctactcttctatcgtagaagagttcatgatgatctcaaactctaatactatcttcttcctaaacTGTGTCCTTTTCATATAAGGAGTCTTTccctccttatccaatatgcaatcttttcgatcagatcaggagatattgtttcttgatcagttagatttatctccttcccgtgcatctcacatgtataggttgatcatgactgtgcttcacaagatggacctagtCCATGTCTGaattcttttgtcaatcttcaaaacttcacctgttcttgggccaacaatagGAAACGATCATGAGCCCCTACTCCGTAAGCATCATCGCCATGATGTCAGtccatcagagcattaaatgaCATACTCAAAAAGTCATGCAAGGGTTGCCGTCAAACACGACTATCGAGAATTCCACAAACCACTATTGATTCGTCCTTTCCACTGCCCACACGGTTCCTATAAATGCATCAACCGTTTGATAATCCATACTTTCACAATATCTTCAAATTTCCAAGGCTTAATCCATTCCCTTTCTCACCCTTTCTTCCTCCGTTCTTGATCATTTGCCCACTTTCTCAGAAATGTTTTGCCACTATCATTGCTAGAACTTCCAAGACAGTTCCTCAAAAAGTCAAGGCTGCCTCTTCATCCCAAACACCCAAAGGAGAGCCCAAAGTGATACCCACCGTTGAACAATGTACTCCCATCAGGTTTGACACAACGAAGGATTTTTTCGTCGACAAAACTTTATCTACACCGGGCCAGTGCGAATATGTGTCCTGGTACATTAGCATTGTGACTGACATAGAGAGGGTGAAAAAAGACTGTCGTTGGGTAAGGAAACGCTGGTTGAGATTCCCCGTTCTAACGAAAGCGTAATGGATCACAAAGTTGGTTTCCTTTATGTATATACTTACCCGTTCACTCTGGGTCCAGTCGATTCCTCTAACTCTTCTTCCATGGAGATAGATCTGGTTATTCTCGATTTCTACAACAAGTACCAAGTGATGCTTGGTCAAATCTATTCGtctttttggaggatagtctGCATGCTCCATTATTTTTTCGATGGGGTCGAGGGCGAGACCTTTACCCTCGACCATCTTATCAGATTATATAGCCCttgattttatcgaggtttgattaAGCTTCACCACCGCTCCAAgaaatcatttttctcgagcacaATGAGGATAAGGATAGAGAGGGGATGAGCAGGTTCGTCCGAGTGAGGACTTCAGACATCATCCCAGCCGGGAGGATGCCATTCCCAGAGAGGTGGAATACACAATGTCAGTATTTTTCCTTTGAACGTGCTCTATGATCCTCTTACCCCTATTCCAAAACATTATTTCCCCCTGGTCTTTGCAACAGCCATTTAGTACCCCGAAGTGGTTCATGATCTGCCGAGATGGATCAGGCGGTTGGATACTTCATTCTCGTATCTCGTCCAATCTTTGCCCGACTTGGCTAAAACAcggtgggtggccaagaatcatggtaaagttCTTCCCAACACTTGTATCTTAATCTTATGATTCTCCCTAGTATCCTTTGTGCTAGTAAACTTTGACCGTTGTGTTTGTGCAGGCCTTGGCGAAGGTGTGCGGATGAGCACCTCCCGATGGCTAGGTGGAGGTTTCGAAGCCCGCTAAGGGCGAGAAAAGGAAGAACAAGGCGGCTGTTGATTCCCTTGAGACAAAGAAACCTAAATCACGCAGGCCTCGAGCTGCCATCGGGACCTCGACTTCAGCTTCCGGAGCAAGTCCCGATACTAgggatgaagatgatgatgatgatggtcaGTGATGTTTGGTATATAGAACAAGGTCGTGCACGAGAGTTTTGCAAGTGCCACGATCGAAGGCCACTAAATCAGGAACGGTCGATTCGGATCGGTCCCGTGGGGTGGAGACCCTCGAGGAAGGTGTAAATGTGGTCCATGATCTTGTGATCGACTGTGGTGTAGCCTCTACTGGGGAGACAATTACGGCTGGTCCAGAAAGGTACGAGCCCGAAGCTTTCTGGGAGGAGGAGTTTCCTCTTAGCGACATCGATTACCTGGGTGGTCTTAATTTGGCCGTCAGTTCTCCTCTGGGGAGTTAAGGGACGCTCAGGACCCAAATGTTGCCAACGTGGGGGTTCCTCTCAAGGGGGGAGGTGTTCTTGGCAACATTCTCGATGATATTGACGATGTTAGTGAGGACATCGATCTTAATGCCTCCAGCACCATCAAGGTAGCGGAGAGGTTCCAGCGGTAGGTGATAGTTGTTTATGTATATTTCCTCAGTCCCGAGCATTATTCCTTATTTGTCTAACTCTTCTATTTCCCTGTAGTCTAAGGAGATGTATGACCATGCCCTTTCTAGGCTCCAAGAGGAGCTTTCATGCCGTGAAATAGAGTTCGAGAGGCTTACCTTGGGGTTGCAGGAGTCGGAGGCCTCTTCTGCCCGAAAGGAGAAAGAGTTGGGCTAACTTCAGATGAGTTTGGAGGGAGTGCTCATAGAAAAGGTTGGCCTTGTGGAACAAGTAATTCGTTACTCATAAACCCGTTCGTTTTTCCCACAATTTCAAGGTTTGTTGTCTTACCTTTTCTTTTGCAGATCGGGCAGAAGAATGGGGAGATCCTCGAGATGAGGAAGCTAAATGAGGTAGTGACCTCGGAATTGATGTTGACTCAAGGTCTTCTCTAAAATGCTTGAAAAGAGATTATCGTACTATCCATGGCCAAGTACGAGGTCGAGGGAAAAGTTGCCACTTATCTGAAGGATGCCACTACTACAAATCAGATAGCTCGAAATATATTAGAGAAAGCCGAGAAAAAACTGATTTGGGTTGTCGGTCATGTTGGCGCAAAGGCGAGGAGGCAAGCCTTAGAGGAAGCCAGTGCCAAAGTTGTCGATCTCTCAACTGAGGTCGAGAAGGCCCGAGAATCGGAGGAAAACTGGGAACTTTTAGTTGCTTTGGACGAAGGTCCTGGAGATGGTTCAGAGGGTAGTGGTGATGAAGAGTAGGCCTGCACCGTCTTtgcttttcctctttctttttgtGTATGTACTCCCGGGGAAACAAGTCTTATAAAGATGCCCcatgtaaatatattttttagcAATGCAAAAGACTCCTTCTGCTTCaagtttttctattttttatattcCATCATTCTTGCGAAGTTAGCTTTTAAATTTCGATGTTAGCTATTTGGAGCTCGTGCTCGGGGCAATTGGGACTCCCGAGATTGGATTCTGTATCGAAATTAGGTCGACAACTCCTTTGGGGCCGATGCTTGTGATAGGAGGAAAACCTTTGGGGTCTCGATACCTCCCGAACTTTGCTCGACAGTAATGTTCATGCGACCTGATAGTGGGATCCCAGGGTGATCCTGCCAGTACATTTCCCAAAAAAGGTGACGTTGTCATGGCTAGAATTAATTGTTCTTCTGGGTAGGTGAGTAGTCGTTGCCTGCCTTTATATATTCACTCGCTTACTTCTCTAATGGAGATTCTACTATTCAGAGTAACTATTTCTTCCATAGAACTTTGTTCTTTGTGCTAGTTCTCTCGTTGTTTCGACTTAAAGCCTTGACCCAAACCTTCATCATCCTCTTCCTATTTTACCATAGCCATGGATGTTACATCGACATTCGCCCATCAAAGAGAGGGGAGTTCTGCCTCTGTTTCATGTCCGGTCGGTGGTACACCACTGGTACCTAGTGAACGAGCCTCGAGGTGCTTTGTCTTGAGGAGAGACTTTACGTTGGAGAGATCTCCCAACATTCAAGGGCATCGGGAGCACGTATCGAGGTTCATCTCCTCAATAAGGGTGGAATACCTCAAGATGATTAGAAAAGATTGCGGATGGGGAGAAGGAGTGGTACTACAAGTACCTTCCCCGAAGGAGAATATCATGACccatgtcgaggggtttttgagcgTGTATACGTATCCTTTTACATCGGGTCCCCCTGACAGGGTTGTGCTTGAGTTCTGTAGGAGATATCAGGTTACCCTGGCTCAGGCTCATCCATCCCTCTAGAAgatagtgctgatgataaggtactttgcgGATAAGGCCGAGCTTGAATTCACCCTCAGCCATCTCATTAGGTTATATCGGCCGCTGCATTACCGGGGCTTGATTACCCTGCGGTGTCGATCCACTCGGTCCCCTGCCATTAACGATAAAGAGGACGAAGACCGGGGTTGGATGAGCCAGTTCGTTCGAGCATAGATAACCGACATTATCCCTGGAGAGTTTTTGCTATTTCctaagaaatggaatttcacacataAGTGATGTACCTGTATTTTTATCGCTTTATCCATAGCGGGGGCGGACTCCATAAAGGCATCTTTCTATTTTATAATTGTTAGTGATTCCTTGGTTGCTGAATGAGATCCCTGATTTGGCTGAATGGTCCCGCAAGCTGGCAGCTTGTTCGACCTATGATAAGCGCAGGTGGCAAGACCTGTCCAAGAAgagatgggaggcaaagcatCACGGTAGGCATTTAATGGCTTATTTCCTCAGAAAGGTACCTTCCTTTTTAGCGCACTACCTCTGTCGCCGCAGGTGTTGGAGAATTTTTCAAAATGAGACTGTGCCCCCTAGAGGAGGAGGAGAGACTACTGACCTTGGGGTTTAGGGTTGACAAGAAATGGAAAGAGTCTCCGAGGTGCGAGGATGCTCACGGCGGGGCGAGTCCTGTTCTGAGGTTCAAAAGAGGCGATTCGGCCGATCTTCCGACTTCGAAGGCTTCTGTTTCTGAAAGATCATTTCTCATTCCCATCGAAGGTATTTCGAGGAGCGAGGGTCATGTGGCGCCTTTCTCTTTTTCTACCAAGGGCGCTTCGGGGGATATTGGGCCATTGGACATTGGCTTGGCCTTCGGTGAGGCTTAGCGGCTTGGCTTTATGGTAAGCTTCGGTAGCCGGCATATGTTTATCTCGGTTTTGCACCCTtcctttcttattgaattttcatttgcaagcctttgacaagcttaagttCGAGCTGCTTCACCATGGGGCCAGGCTGCGGAAAGCTTTGGATAGGGAgggatcccttaggctcctttgtgagAGAAAGGAAGGTGAGCTGGTATACCTGCGGTGTGAGGTAGATAAAAGTCGGAACTGCGAAAGCTGTCTCGAAAGACAGGTAACCTATATTTCAGGTTGATGTATGCCCCCTTTTATTTTCGGAGATTAACGTTTcgatatttcagttggagagAAAAAATGAAGGAGCTGGAGCGTCTTTAGGACGAAGTTGGTCGGGCCAAACGTGAGCTTAATGAGTTGAAGGCTCGAgtagatgcccaagttgcggccAGGGAGGATGCTTTGGCTAAGGCTTCTGCCCTCGAGGTGCAAATTCGGGATGCTCATGCAAATGATTTTGTCCGAGCGAATATGATCACAAAGAGCGAGTCCGAGCTCTTGAAGGCGAAGGCTGAGGTGGTGAATGCCCGAGCCAAGGCCATAATAAGCCACACTAGGGTTGACTAGAAAGTGGCAGCCCATT
Coding sequences:
- the LOC138872699 gene encoding uncharacterized protein, producing the protein MKDELYRKDEQIRVLKEYLRKEHKDESIGLVKDMSEVSAQAKVAPKEGIGDGTGSNFNLARCADADYAGFLVDRKNTLELPELRRSGGKKKSEKEKEREGTCGEERGNEKRVVDHSPTADLPVPAICGVEQEKVGESYDPKKRRNLTPKAPSAPKPSKKRKASSLTTIEISLPKGRATRSRVKQSERDLQKALAESKKKYLDKGKWKVAESSEAMEAAEPSLAKRTRSTVKSKQVRISEDEEWSGKEVEDDSDGEQDKLSMFGKRKILKGRLLKDLVEPGMMRLVDALATQG